In Chengkuizengella sediminis, one DNA window encodes the following:
- a CDS encoding cobalt-precorrin-5B (C(1))-methyltransferase, with product MKKKETKKDPKDMRHGYTTGACATAATKAALTALIFQEKQKEATITLPIGKQVSFDMSTCEFNEETATAGTIKDGGDDPDATHGALILSTVSWIKDSGIELDGGIGVGRVTKPGLPVEVGKAAINPVPHKMIIEVTQTLLQQFEIQKGVRVEISVPEGEEIAKKTLNARLGILGGISILGTRGTVVPFSTSAFKASIAHAINVAVTTGCEHLILATGGRSEKFGMELYPDLSEEAFIEMGDFIGFTLKTCKNKKVKKVTLVGMMGKFSKVANGVMMVHSKSAPIDFNFLAKVAAECNVDETTLKNIKTANTASQVGDMMLEQNNKLFFDTLCEYCCLSSLKEVNGDMEVETVISTLKGVLLGRKTIKG from the coding sequence ATGAAGAAAAAAGAAACAAAGAAAGATCCCAAAGACATGCGTCATGGATATACAACAGGTGCTTGTGCAACAGCTGCGACGAAAGCAGCTTTAACTGCATTGATTTTTCAGGAAAAACAAAAGGAAGCGACCATTACTTTGCCTATTGGGAAGCAAGTTTCCTTTGATATGTCTACTTGTGAGTTTAATGAGGAAACAGCAACTGCCGGAACGATAAAGGATGGCGGAGACGACCCTGATGCAACGCATGGTGCTTTGATTCTTTCTACTGTTTCTTGGATTAAGGACTCGGGAATTGAACTGGATGGTGGGATCGGTGTTGGTAGAGTAACCAAACCAGGTTTACCAGTTGAGGTGGGTAAAGCGGCAATTAATCCTGTACCTCATAAAATGATCATAGAAGTGACCCAGACTCTATTACAACAATTTGAAATACAAAAAGGGGTTCGAGTCGAAATTTCGGTTCCTGAAGGTGAGGAAATCGCCAAAAAAACCTTAAATGCAAGATTAGGGATTCTTGGTGGAATTTCAATTTTAGGGACTAGAGGTACAGTCGTACCGTTTTCAACCTCAGCATTCAAAGCGAGTATTGCACATGCCATCAATGTTGCAGTGACAACAGGTTGTGAACATCTTATTTTAGCTACAGGCGGAAGAAGTGAAAAATTCGGAATGGAGTTATATCCCGATTTATCTGAGGAAGCTTTTATCGAAATGGGGGACTTCATAGGTTTCACTTTAAAAACATGCAAAAATAAAAAAGTGAAAAAGGTGACACTGGTTGGTATGATGGGTAAATTCTCAAAAGTGGCAAACGGTGTGATGATGGTTCATTCCAAAAGTGCTCCAATAGATTTTAACTTTCTTGCCAAAGTAGCCGCAGAATGTAATGTGGATGAAACAACATTAAAAAATATAAAAACAGCGAATACAGCCTCACAAGTTGGTGACATGATGTTAGAGCAGAACAACAAACTATTTTTTGATACATTGTGTGAGTATTGTTGTTTATCCAGCTTAAAGGAAGTCAATGGCGATATGGAGGTTGAAACTGTAATCAGCACTTTAAAAGGTGTTTTACTAGGTAGGAAAACGATTAAAGGATGA
- a CDS encoding precorrin-8X methylmutase produces the protein MDFKTEFKPLTVQPQEIEGKSFEMITEELGEHSFTEEQYPVVQRVIHASADFDLGRSVLFHPTAVQAGIKAVQNGEIVVADVQMVQVGISKPRLEKFGSEVRVYISDEDVMEEAKRLNTTRAIISMRKAIKEAEGGIFAIGNAPTALLELIRLVKNGEAKPGLVIGMPVGFVSAAESKEELAKLDIPFITNIGRKGGSAVTVAALNAISLMAVRQV, from the coding sequence ATGGATTTTAAAACGGAATTTAAACCACTAACAGTACAACCACAAGAAATAGAAGGAAAAAGCTTTGAAATGATTACAGAAGAATTAGGGGAACACTCTTTTACAGAAGAGCAATATCCAGTCGTACAACGTGTTATTCATGCCTCAGCCGATTTCGACTTAGGTAGAAGTGTATTGTTTCACCCAACTGCGGTACAGGCGGGTATTAAAGCCGTGCAAAATGGGGAAATCGTAGTAGCAGACGTTCAAATGGTTCAGGTTGGCATTAGCAAACCCAGACTTGAAAAGTTCGGATCTGAAGTCAGAGTATACATATCGGATGAAGATGTGATGGAGGAAGCGAAACGATTAAACACGACAAGAGCCATTATATCGATGCGAAAAGCAATTAAGGAAGCTGAAGGTGGTATTTTTGCGATCGGAAATGCACCTACAGCCTTACTAGAATTAATCCGTTTAGTGAAAAATGGGGAAGCGAAACCAGGGCTTGTGATCGGGATGCCTGTAGGTTTTGTTTCTGCTGCTGAATCTAAAGAAGAATTAGCTAAATTAGATATTCCTTTCATTACAAATATCGGAAGAAAAGGTGGAAGTGCTGTGACGGTGGCCGCATTAAATGCAATATCATTGATGGCTGTTCGGCAGGTGTAA
- the cobK gene encoding precorrin-6A reductase, translating into MILVLAGTSDARELALQMKEMDIPLITTVVTENAAISMREVDLPVLVGRLSSDAMMELVKEKNIQMIVDASHPYAEEASKNAIHCAEQSRITYVRFEREGLEFTRHSLLHKVETYEQAAELAAQKQGVVMLTTGSKTLKTFTDKLIDLPDTTLVTRMLPRKDNLEKCEELGIQQKNIIAMQGPFSKKLNNALYDLYKVNVMITKESGKVGAVDEKVETALEMGIETIMITRPKIQYGTKFSDFANILNYIKEELKHGF; encoded by the coding sequence ATGATCTTAGTTCTAGCAGGGACAAGTGATGCAAGAGAATTAGCTTTGCAAATGAAAGAGATGGATATCCCCTTAATAACAACGGTTGTCACAGAAAATGCAGCGATTTCAATGCGAGAAGTAGATTTACCAGTTTTAGTTGGAAGACTATCATCAGATGCGATGATGGAATTGGTCAAAGAAAAAAATATTCAAATGATCGTAGATGCAAGTCATCCGTATGCGGAAGAGGCTTCAAAAAACGCGATTCATTGTGCAGAACAAAGTAGAATCACGTATGTTCGTTTTGAAAGAGAAGGTTTAGAGTTTACACGACATTCATTACTGCATAAAGTTGAAACATATGAACAGGCGGCAGAATTAGCAGCTCAAAAGCAAGGAGTTGTCATGTTAACTACAGGCAGTAAAACGTTAAAAACATTTACAGATAAACTAATTGACCTGCCTGATACCACATTGGTAACTCGGATGTTACCTCGTAAAGACAATTTGGAAAAGTGTGAAGAGTTAGGTATACAACAAAAAAATATCATCGCTATGCAAGGTCCATTTTCAAAAAAATTAAACAATGCACTTTACGATCTTTATAAGGTCAATGTCATGATTACGAAAGAAAGTGGAAAGGTTGGAGCTGTGGACGAAAAGGTGGAAACTGCGTTAGAAATGGGAATTGAAACGATTATGATCACAAGGCCAAAAATTCAATACGGAACTAAATTTTCTGATTTTGCAAACATATTGAACTATATAAAGGAGGAACTTAAGCATGGATTTTAA
- a CDS encoding sirohydrochlorin chelatase: MEAVLFVGHGSRDKEGNDEVRTFIKNMLPRIHTPIVETCFLEFEKPNINQGIDLCIDKGATKVVVIPIILLGAGHSKIHIPAAIDEAKEQYPKVHFVYGRPIGVHDLVIDILNERFQDVVEMNGKEIQEETAVLIVGRGSSEPDANSDVYKISRLFWEKMKVKWVETAFIGVTFPSMDEGIERCLKLGAKNVVILPYFLFTGILIKRMEDMVKSYQQKYENHQFQLGEYFGFHSNLKEVLIERVNEGLRGEVKMNCDNCTYRLDAMKHIDHHHHHDHDHDHHHHHA, from the coding sequence ATGGAAGCTGTATTATTTGTGGGTCATGGAAGTAGAGATAAAGAAGGTAATGATGAGGTTAGAACTTTTATAAAAAATATGCTGCCACGTATTCATACACCGATAGTAGAAACTTGTTTTTTAGAGTTTGAAAAACCAAATATCAATCAAGGAATAGACCTTTGTATTGATAAAGGAGCAACGAAGGTTGTTGTAATCCCAATTATCTTATTAGGTGCAGGGCACTCTAAGATCCATATTCCAGCAGCGATTGATGAAGCAAAAGAACAATATCCAAAGGTTCATTTTGTGTATGGGAGACCCATTGGAGTACATGATCTTGTCATTGATATATTAAATGAACGTTTTCAAGATGTCGTTGAGATGAATGGAAAAGAGATTCAAGAAGAAACAGCGGTATTAATTGTAGGAAGAGGGAGTAGTGAACCAGACGCAAATAGTGATGTTTACAAAATCTCTCGTTTGTTTTGGGAAAAGATGAAAGTGAAATGGGTTGAAACAGCATTTATTGGGGTTACGTTCCCATCAATGGATGAAGGAATAGAACGTTGTTTAAAACTTGGAGCGAAAAATGTAGTTATACTTCCGTATTTCTTGTTTACAGGTATTTTAATTAAAAGAATGGAAGATATGGTGAAATCCTATCAACAAAAATATGAAAATCATCAGTTTCAACTAGGTGAATACTTTGGATTTCATTCGAATTTGAAAGAAGTTCTAATAGAGAGAGTAAACGAAGGGTTACGGGGTGAAGTGAAGATGAATTGTGATAACTGTACATACCGTTTAGATGCGATGAAACATATTGATCATCACCATCATCATGATCATGACCACGACCATCATCACCACCATGCTTAA
- the cobJ gene encoding precorrin-3B C(17)-methyltransferase: MKGKLLVIGFGPGSFEHITKRAREAIQESDVIIGYNTYVDLIRDLLINQEIVRTGMTEEVSRAQEAVKQAEAGKKVAVISSGDAGVYGMAGLIYEVLIEKGWNETEGVGVEVIPGISAINSCASLLGAPIMHDACTISLSDHLTPWERIEKRIDAAGSADFVIALYNPRSGRRTRQIIEAQNILLKYRAPNTPVGLVKSAYRDREYVQITTLEKMLEFDIGMLTTVIIGNSTTFLYDGKMITPRGYQRKYTLDRNEQQLKPHERLKKENEPWSLTQEQALYPSENDNLSLEEKQKEGTAPLTLATEALRTLQQNQEIEIAPILNKEDAKVEKAVFQQESILEFAISSGIANKKFTAKQMKLIAEIADEKGEIEYTPHHQILLRVPTSHPDRVTNRLKNEGLLLAPIGDVAQVKACDFCDEEKDESIPYVNEIHKRIDGLKTPKEIKIGFNGCAMACYGAVKEDIGIVFRKGKFDLFLGAKTIGRTAHAAQPVAEGIEKEKIVDIIERIVQGYANDGFPNERFHKYFKRVKEIEGFTYRDVPVLVTEQVICGE; the protein is encoded by the coding sequence ATGAAAGGTAAACTATTAGTTATCGGATTTGGTCCAGGTAGTTTTGAGCATATCACAAAAAGAGCACGTGAAGCGATACAAGAAAGTGATGTCATTATTGGATACAACACGTACGTTGATTTAATTCGTGATTTGCTCATAAATCAAGAAATCGTTAGAACAGGTATGACGGAAGAAGTAAGTCGTGCACAGGAAGCGGTAAAACAAGCAGAGGCTGGTAAAAAAGTAGCGGTTATTTCCAGTGGGGATGCAGGAGTTTATGGTATGGCTGGACTGATTTATGAAGTTTTAATAGAAAAAGGTTGGAATGAAACAGAAGGTGTAGGAGTTGAAGTCATCCCAGGTATTTCCGCCATTAATTCCTGTGCTTCATTATTAGGTGCTCCGATTATGCACGATGCTTGTACGATTAGTTTAAGTGACCATTTAACACCATGGGAACGAATTGAAAAACGAATAGATGCAGCAGGATCTGCGGATTTTGTCATCGCTTTATATAATCCTAGAAGTGGAAGAAGAACGAGACAAATTATTGAAGCACAAAACATATTATTAAAATATCGTGCTCCTAATACCCCTGTAGGTTTAGTGAAAAGTGCTTATCGTGATCGTGAATATGTGCAGATAACTACTTTAGAAAAAATGTTAGAGTTTGATATTGGTATGTTAACAACCGTTATTATCGGAAATTCTACTACATTTTTATATGATGGGAAAATGATTACACCAAGAGGTTATCAAAGAAAATACACATTGGATCGTAATGAACAACAGCTTAAACCACATGAGCGATTAAAAAAAGAAAATGAACCCTGGTCTTTAACACAGGAACAAGCTTTATATCCTTCAGAAAACGATAATCTATCATTAGAAGAAAAACAAAAGGAGGGAACAGCTCCTCTAACTTTAGCGACTGAGGCCTTACGGACTTTGCAGCAAAATCAAGAAATAGAAATTGCCCCAATTTTAAACAAAGAAGATGCTAAGGTGGAGAAAGCTGTTTTTCAACAGGAATCGATTTTAGAATTTGCAATAAGCTCAGGGATCGCAAACAAGAAATTTACGGCTAAACAAATGAAGCTGATTGCAGAAATCGCTGATGAAAAAGGAGAAATAGAATATACACCACACCATCAAATTCTACTACGAGTACCTACCAGTCACCCAGATAGGGTAACAAATCGCTTGAAAAATGAAGGGCTGTTGCTAGCTCCCATCGGGGATGTAGCTCAAGTGAAAGCATGTGATTTCTGTGATGAGGAAAAGGATGAATCTATTCCATATGTAAATGAGATACATAAACGTATTGATGGTTTAAAAACACCTAAAGAAATAAAAATTGGTTTTAACGGGTGTGCGATGGCTTGTTATGGCGCAGTCAAAGAAGATATTGGAATTGTGTTCCGCAAAGGTAAGTTTGATTTGTTTTTAGGAGCAAAAACAATAGGAAGAACAGCTCATGCGGCACAACCTGTGGCAGAAGGTATTGAAAAAGAAAAAATTGTAGATATAATTGAACGAATTGTGCAGGGATATGCCAATGACGGTTTTCCAAACGAGCGATTCCATAAATATTTTAAACGTGTGAAAGAAATTGAAGGTTTTACATATCGTGATGTACCTGTATTAGTGACAGAACAAGTCATATGCGGAGAGTAA
- a CDS encoding Yip1 family protein, producing the protein MNFNPWVSIWLKPRATMKEVFERKPKHTFLLIYIGTISTTLNRASTSYIGDDFATNMVSILTLCLFLTIIGALITYFIAPSILRWVGTWLGGEGDNTRIRYALSHSLIPSIYILVFTWIPMLFLFGIENFTLLTPKIDNDPVLLMTLLFFGFIQITLGIWEFIIFLKCFGEALQFSAWKSLLTVIIIFVALMVLIFLFGLFITTISFI; encoded by the coding sequence ATGAATTTTAATCCATGGGTTTCTATTTGGTTGAAACCACGAGCAACGATGAAGGAAGTATTTGAAAGAAAACCAAAACACACATTTTTATTAATTTATATCGGAACAATTTCCACTACGTTAAACAGAGCATCAACAAGTTATATCGGTGATGACTTTGCTACAAATATGGTCTCAATCCTTACCCTATGTTTATTTTTAACTATTATAGGTGCATTAATAACATATTTTATTGCCCCATCCATTTTACGTTGGGTAGGAACATGGTTAGGTGGAGAAGGAGATAATACTCGAATTCGATACGCTTTATCTCATTCACTTATACCAAGTATTTATATTTTGGTTTTCACTTGGATTCCTATGTTATTTTTGTTTGGGATTGAAAACTTTACTCTTTTAACACCAAAAATTGATAATGATCCTGTCTTATTAATGACTCTACTATTTTTTGGGTTTATACAAATTACGTTGGGAATTTGGGAGTTTATTATCTTCCTTAAATGTTTTGGAGAAGCTCTTCAATTTTCAGCATGGAAATCACTACTAACTGTTATAATTATATTCGTAGCATTAATGGTATTGATATTCCTATTTGGTCTTTTTATTACAACGATCTCTTTCATATAA
- a CDS encoding M14 family zinc carboxypeptidase, which produces MKLFKGYRLCFSVMLMVCLVATPLITPIFTVVDANSEVQKKDAEKRITFRIDNVSTKEQRSEIARTGVVIEEIGENHVIVIAHPTEVKDLKKLNFPLTEEIPDQMDALDFPNSDANYHNYGEMVDEIDQAAIDHPNILEKFSIGQTYEGRDLWVVKISDNPSVDEDEAEVLYVGLHHAREHLTVEMTLYLMDLFTDQYGTDAEITNLVDNREIYLVFNLNADGGEYDVRNGSYDFWRKNRQINSGSSYVGTDLNRNYGYNWGCCGGSSGNTSSDTYRGSSPFSAPETNALKNFVESRIIDGKMQITTAVSFHTYGELILYPYGYTYTDVPSDMTQDDHDVMVTLANQMANMNGYTPQQSSELYITDGDMTDWTYGEHKIMSFTYEMYPTSSNPGFYPPDEVIQRETERNRDAIVYLTDKADCPYDVIGKAAQYCGGDGGGNTEIVFEDDFETDKGWISDPNGSDTATTGNWERANPKSTRSNGAKQLGTTTSGKFDLVTGASSRGSSADSNDIDNGVTSIQSSAISLPADGSITLSFSYYFSHDSNASNDDFFRVNLVHSNGSVVTLFEKSGTSSDQDAVWSNQSLDLSSYAGEDVHLQFEAADADSPSLVEAGVDDVKIENVR; this is translated from the coding sequence ATGAAGTTATTTAAAGGTTATCGTTTATGTTTTTCAGTAATGTTAATGGTGTGTTTAGTTGCAACACCACTCATTACACCCATCTTTACAGTTGTTGATGCAAATTCAGAGGTGCAAAAGAAGGATGCAGAAAAACGAATAACATTCCGAATCGATAATGTATCTACCAAGGAACAACGAAGTGAAATTGCTAGAACGGGTGTCGTAATCGAAGAAATTGGTGAAAATCATGTCATTGTTATCGCACACCCTACAGAAGTTAAGGATTTAAAGAAATTAAATTTTCCACTAACTGAAGAAATTCCTGATCAAATGGATGCCTTAGATTTCCCTAATTCGGATGCTAACTATCACAATTATGGAGAGATGGTAGATGAGATTGATCAAGCTGCAATAGACCATCCAAATATCCTTGAAAAATTTAGTATTGGTCAAACTTACGAAGGTAGGGATCTATGGGTTGTTAAAATTAGTGATAATCCATCGGTAGATGAAGATGAAGCAGAGGTATTATACGTTGGTCTTCATCATGCTCGTGAACACTTAACCGTAGAAATGACATTGTATTTAATGGATCTGTTCACAGATCAGTATGGAACGGATGCAGAAATTACTAACTTAGTGGATAATAGAGAGATTTATCTTGTATTTAACTTAAATGCTGATGGTGGAGAATATGATGTAAGGAATGGAAGTTATGATTTCTGGCGTAAAAATCGCCAAATTAATAGTGGTTCTAGTTATGTAGGTACAGATTTGAATCGAAATTATGGATACAATTGGGGATGTTGTGGAGGATCAAGCGGTAATACAAGTAGTGATACATACCGTGGAAGTAGTCCTTTTTCAGCTCCGGAAACAAATGCCTTGAAAAATTTTGTTGAGAGTAGAATTATCGATGGTAAGATGCAAATTACAACAGCAGTAAGTTTCCATACCTATGGAGAATTAATATTATATCCATATGGTTACACTTATACGGATGTACCGAGTGATATGACACAGGATGATCATGATGTTATGGTAACGTTAGCTAATCAGATGGCTAATATGAATGGATATACTCCTCAGCAGTCTAGTGAATTATATATAACCGATGGGGATATGACAGATTGGACTTATGGGGAACATAAAATCATGTCATTTACGTATGAAATGTATCCTACATCATCCAATCCAGGATTTTATCCGCCAGATGAAGTGATTCAGAGAGAGACTGAGCGAAACCGTGATGCTATAGTATACTTAACCGATAAAGCGGACTGTCCATATGATGTTATTGGCAAAGCAGCACAATATTGTGGTGGTGATGGTGGAGGAAATACTGAGATTGTATTTGAAGATGATTTTGAAACGGATAAAGGTTGGATCTCAGATCCTAATGGAAGTGATACAGCTACAACAGGAAATTGGGAACGTGCTAATCCAAAATCTACACGTTCTAATGGGGCGAAACAGCTAGGAACAACAACCAGTGGAAAATTTGATCTTGTTACAGGAGCAAGTAGTCGAGGGTCTTCCGCAGATAGTAACGATATTGATAATGGAGTCACTTCTATTCAATCATCAGCAATTTCTTTACCAGCTGATGGCTCAATTACATTATCTTTCTCTTATTATTTCAGTCATGACTCTAACGCCTCTAATGATGATTTCTTCCGTGTGAATCTCGTTCACTCAAATGGAAGCGTTGTCACTTTATTTGAGAAGTCAGGTACTTCCAGCGATCAAGATGCAGTATGGTCAAATCAATCTCTTGATCTCTCGTCTTATGCTGGAGAGGATGTTCATCTTCAATTCGAAGCGGCAGATGCTGACAGTCCTAGCTTGGTAGAGGCTGGGGTAGATGATGTCAAAATCGAAAATGTACGCTAA
- a CDS encoding MATE family efflux transporter produces the protein MEHPLGSSQTNKQVIKFILVLALPAVIENFFQTILGFIDTLFVSQLGLIQVSAVGVTNAILAIYFAVFMSLGVATNVFVAKNIGAGDKDKASQIGQQAIILSAIVGVLFGIISIFFAEPLLKLMGVEKDVLSHAYTYFRIVAIPSILISLMFVLSSILRGTGDSKTPMKVSIVANLLNIILDYILIFGFFFIPSFGLAGAAWATVLSRFIGVIGLSIYIFKSKSIQIKKDNWKIDKKSQLKLMRLGTPAAGERLVMRVGQVLYFGMIIAIGTNTFAAHQIAGNIEIFSYMIGYGFATAATTLVGQKLGENDYDGAKKYASMSMILGTVCMTIFGILLFFLGNWAASFFTSDLDVIKQIALALKIDAFIQPVLAIVLILTGIYQGGENTKFPMYITAIGMWLIRTIGVYFLGIYLGWGIAGIWIAIGLDNLFRAICLWVRYKNNGWIKNI, from the coding sequence ATGGAACATCCTTTAGGTTCATCCCAAACCAATAAGCAAGTTATTAAATTCATATTGGTATTAGCCTTACCAGCAGTGATTGAAAATTTTTTTCAAACCATCCTTGGATTTATAGATACTCTGTTTGTTTCTCAATTAGGCTTAATACAAGTGTCAGCAGTAGGTGTAACTAATGCCATATTAGCTATATACTTTGCTGTATTTATGTCGCTAGGGGTAGCAACAAATGTTTTTGTTGCTAAAAATATTGGGGCAGGAGATAAAGACAAAGCGAGTCAAATTGGACAACAGGCTATTATTTTATCTGCCATTGTAGGAGTTTTGTTTGGGATCATCTCTATCTTTTTTGCTGAACCACTTCTGAAACTTATGGGTGTAGAAAAAGATGTTCTTTCCCATGCTTATACTTATTTTCGCATAGTAGCTATCCCATCTATTTTGATTTCATTGATGTTTGTCCTAAGTAGTATTTTAAGAGGGACAGGAGATTCAAAAACACCGATGAAAGTTAGTATTGTGGCAAACCTATTGAATATCATATTAGATTATATACTTATTTTTGGTTTTTTCTTCATCCCTTCTTTTGGTTTAGCAGGAGCAGCTTGGGCAACAGTTCTATCTAGATTTATTGGAGTTATTGGACTATCTATCTATATATTTAAATCAAAATCCATCCAAATTAAAAAAGATAATTGGAAGATTGATAAGAAATCACAACTAAAATTAATGAGACTAGGCACACCTGCTGCTGGAGAAAGACTTGTGATGAGAGTAGGACAAGTGCTTTACTTTGGAATGATTATTGCAATTGGAACCAATACCTTTGCTGCTCATCAAATTGCAGGAAATATAGAGATTTTCTCTTATATGATTGGATACGGATTTGCGACAGCCGCCACCACTCTTGTAGGGCAGAAACTAGGTGAAAATGATTATGATGGAGCAAAAAAATATGCAAGTATGTCAATGATCCTAGGAACAGTTTGTATGACTATATTTGGTATCTTGTTATTTTTCTTAGGAAACTGGGCTGCATCTTTTTTTACCAGTGATCTTGATGTTATTAAGCAAATTGCACTTGCACTAAAGATTGATGCTTTCATTCAACCCGTTCTTGCAATTGTTCTTATTTTAACGGGAATTTATCAAGGGGGAGAAAACACAAAATTCCCGATGTATATTACGGCAATTGGAATGTGGCTAATAAGAACAATTGGGGTTTACTTTTTAGGGATTTACCTTGGATGGGGAATTGCTGGAATTTGGATAGCTATAGGACTTGATAACTTATTTAGAGCTATTTGCCTTTGGGTTCGTTATAAAAATAATGGATGGATAAAGAACATATAA
- a CDS encoding metal-sensing transcriptional repressor, with amino-acid sequence MSDHHKHRKSIVNRLARIEGHVRSVKEMAGTGRDCGDLLIQLAAIRSALDNCGKLILKDHLEGCVVEAIKEGDEKVIEKLNDAIDKFIR; translated from the coding sequence ATGTCAGATCATCATAAACATCGAAAAAGCATAGTGAATCGGTTAGCCAGGATTGAAGGGCATGTTCGTTCTGTAAAAGAAATGGCAGGTACAGGTAGGGATTGTGGAGATTTGCTCATTCAGCTTGCAGCCATACGATCTGCTTTAGATAATTGTGGGAAATTAATTTTAAAAGATCATTTAGAAGGGTGTGTCGTAGAAGCAATTAAAGAAGGTGATGAAAAAGTTATTGAAAAATTAAACGATGCGATTGATAAATTTATACGTTAG
- a CDS encoding hotdog domain-containing protein gives MDAKPVHLSRTYMTELIFPQDTNYHGTVFGGLVMQYIDKVASIASMRHCRKTIVTASSDTLDFLAPAKLSEALVLEAFVTWTHRSSMEVYVKVQSEDLLTGEFKKTATSFLTFVAVDENGKAVPVPQVIPETDEERTLFESAPERYEMRKQRMKKEKIY, from the coding sequence GTGGATGCGAAACCAGTTCATTTATCTCGAACTTATATGACAGAGCTTATTTTCCCACAGGACACTAATTATCATGGAACTGTTTTTGGGGGATTAGTTATGCAATACATCGACAAAGTTGCTTCTATAGCAAGTATGAGGCATTGTAGAAAAACCATTGTAACAGCATCAAGTGATACTTTAGATTTTTTAGCTCCTGCAAAGCTAAGTGAGGCTTTAGTTTTAGAGGCTTTTGTAACTTGGACACATCGAAGTTCAATGGAGGTATATGTTAAGGTTCAATCTGAGGATTTATTAACAGGTGAATTTAAAAAAACAGCGACTTCTTTTTTAACTTTTGTTGCTGTAGATGAAAATGGAAAGGCTGTTCCTGTGCCACAAGTTATTCCTGAAACAGATGAGGAAAGGACATTATTTGAATCTGCTCCAGAACGTTATGAAATGAGAAAACAAAGAATGAAGAAAGAGAAAATTTATTGA
- a CDS encoding S8 family peptidase, with product MRNKYKNIILSLTFILYPIIYIVFPTDRTNEVIVAILDTGVDDSHPLINTQMLEGYDFIDFDSQPEDLVGHGTHVAGIIVTNAPNVKILPIRVISDKDEVQNTYLGIIYAVMNGADIINMSYAESYSLLTDLAIKYGQSKGVIFVASSGNQGIETVFYPAKYSGVYSISGYDQNNKMIFGNYGELVSYIAPGINIRSADLNGGYVEKSGTSMSAAYVSGVIAYLKSNEPSLQNEELTDQLNVISKIVTTKNINEGQISEYSLIDYKNVIDHFVNELATNSMYTD from the coding sequence ATGAGAAATAAATACAAGAACATAATTTTGAGTTTAACATTTATTTTGTATCCTATTATTTATATTGTATTTCCAACTGATAGAACGAACGAAGTCATTGTTGCAATTTTAGATACGGGTGTTGACGATTCTCATCCTTTAATCAATACTCAAATGCTGGAAGGATATGATTTCATAGATTTTGATTCACAACCTGAAGATTTAGTGGGTCATGGAACACATGTGGCTGGGATTATAGTTACAAATGCTCCGAATGTTAAAATTTTGCCAATTCGTGTAATATCAGATAAGGATGAAGTACAAAATACTTATTTAGGTATCATTTATGCTGTTATGAATGGAGCCGATATCATAAACATGAGTTATGCTGAATCATATAGTCTTCTAACTGATTTAGCTATAAAATATGGTCAATCAAAAGGTGTTATTTTTGTAGCATCCTCGGGAAATCAGGGCATTGAAACTGTATTTTACCCAGCAAAATATTCGGGAGTATATAGTATTTCAGGATATGACCAGAACAATAAAATGATATTTGGGAATTATGGTGAATTGGTATCCTATATAGCGCCAGGAATCAACATTAGAAGTGCTGATCTGAATGGAGGATATGTTGAAAAATCTGGTACTAGTATGTCGGCTGCCTATGTATCCGGTGTGATTGCTTATTTGAAATCAAATGAACCCAGTTTACAAAATGAGGAACTAACAGATCAATTAAATGTAATATCAAAGATTGTTACAACAAAGAATATTAATGAGGGTCAAATATCAGAATACAGCCTAATAGATTATAAGAACGTAATAGATCATTTTGTCAACGAGCTAGCTACAAATTCGATGTATACTGATTAA